The Astyanax mexicanus isolate ESR-SI-001 chromosome 4, AstMex3_surface, whole genome shotgun sequence genome segment GTCTgctgtgtatgtgtttttcttaaatttttacatcttttttgtctgttgtgttctttttcttGCAGTTGCTGGGTTGCCTGGTGAAGACGGCCACTTCAGTAACGAATGGCATATGGCTCCTCATTGTGAAGAACAGATTGCTGCCCACGCCTTTATAAACAGTCAAGAGACACACACTGAAGACCAGAATCCTCACTTGTCATCGTGCCTGCCTCAAGAAAATACTCACTTCATAAATATAGAGGGCGAGTGTTCTGATCATCCACCGGTAGATCACCAGTCGGCACTTACTGATCCAAACAGCAGCCCACCAGATAGAAAAACCCAGAGCTATGTTGACCTCTGTGAGTTGGAAGACCACGATGAGGACGATAATGATAacgatgatgaggatgatgatgaagaggacGACTATGACGATGATGTGGTTTGTCTTCAGGAGGAGGGCACGAAGGATGAGAAGAAAGCTGAGACTAAAGATCAGGTGTTGAGCAATTTTAAGCCAGAAAAGCCTCGACAACTCAACTCTGGATCTGAAACAGTCAAAGGTGAAGAAGACAGAGTGGCTTTGAATGCAAATTCCGTAAATGCAGTGAGCACTGGAAAAGACATGGAGTCTGATTGTTCTAGCAGGGCTGAATACAGCGTACCTCAAAACAAGTATCAGTTAGAAGCTACCTCAACCATTGTACACTCGTGGGGATCTCCTGTGACCATCAACACCAAGGGGTTTGACAGCAACCACAGCAATCAGAGCAATTCCGTTGCTGTGAAGGATGAGGAGGACAATAACATATCAGCAGTCATGGACCAAGAAGAGGCCAATCCAGAGATATGTTACGCCATGCATTCTGAGGAACCCACCGTAGCTCCACCCATAAACCACATATCTACATCAGCTCCTCTTAGAACCACAGAGGCTATAATGCTGCCAAATTTACCTCCCGACCCAATACCTCAGACGCCCAAAGTAGCGAACGGGATGCCGAGGAGGCGAGAAAGGCGCTTCATCTGCGTTCAGTGCGGGAAAACGTTCGACCGGATGAGCCACCTGGACCGGCACCAGCGCATCCACACCGGAGAGAGGCCCTACAGTTGCAGCTTGTGCGGCAGGAGCTTCACACAAAAGAGCAGCTTGAAGGGTCACCTGCGGACACACTTGCAGGAACGGGGGTTCCACTGCTCCACCTGCGGAATGAGCTTCCCCACGCGAGCAGGGCGTTACCGGCACTGCTGCCCCCAGATCCAAGCGACGGGCTACTTAAGATAACACTAACATTCCTGCTGAGGTTCTGCTTAGGTAGAGGCCGTGTTTAGTTTGGTTGAGTTTGGTCTGGACATtgccagaaaaaaaagtttttttagttttagtgaaGTAGCTCTTGTAACTCTTTAGAACCTTCTCTTTTTAGCCTATTCTTATACAGTCATTTTCCTGCATTACAGGATGTTTTAAATGGTGAtttctagggctggacccgaatattcgggtattcggatattcgttcgttgagtaggtattcggtttttaattttggtattcggatattcgttttttttctcctttccagagttccacctcactctaaccacttctgttctcgcgggtcccgtcagaatatcttgcgcgcgggacagaactgaactgttattggctggagcgggagtttaatccagacgatgcgggagcaaattaataaatagttaagaaaactgtaataattgtaaaaaaaaaaaaacctaaagaaaactctcaacgcgcaggatggaccgacacacacacgcacacaccgatggtgtttggactggggtaaggaacgggaccacactattcagcgctgctgttttaataaatatataagtaaatttgaagcattaaatgtagtttatttaatttatattaggaacgtggggcgggagcggcagaaatgtgtatgtggcgggcgggcgcgggattaaaagaagcaatttttttgcggcgcggtaacgagacagaaacgcgggagcgtggaagagtgggtttaaaaatcagtctcgcgcagacatgataaaaaaaatgcaggctcttcgaaactgatttatataataaaacgtaaggggtaatgtggcaacagtaggggctaaatcggttacaaaagcctggcctacaaaaatgatgtctgaacgaatttcctcttatctaatataatttaaaatggtttaaaaatacaaaataatttctaagcaaacgaaatatttaatattgagcttatagcccaagtgcaaaaatacaaaatcagtaatacggctatgccctgcacaatgcttaaaccgaaatagaccaagtacaataacgtcattaacaatgactttcctctactctaatataatttaacatggtttaaaaatataaaataatttctaaacaaacgaaatatttaatattgagcttatagcccaagtgcaaaaatacaaaatcagtaatatgccctgcacgatcctttaaccgaaatagaccaagtacagtttacaatgactgtcctctaatataatcaacaatgtttaagaatataaaatacttcctgaacaaacgttttttttgtttgtttttttaagcaaataacctaagtgtgaaaacacaaacagcaatttactgggctggcttgcgcagcggagaaaccgtgcagcagcagcctcctagcctgcttacgcagcggataagccgcggtgtagggcagcagaaattccgggatgaaaacacaaagaaatctgggctaaaaacacagaaaaaatatggggtgaaaacacaaaaatccgggataaaaacaccaaaaatccggggtgaatatgtctcgtcggtcagagcaaattgaacatttttcagtggattaaaggggccgtgatttgcttttttttttttttttttttacctcttttttaaaaaacgaatattcgaatattcgcttcgaatcagtgccgaatatccggagctcaaaaaacgctattcgggccagccctagtgatTTCTCTCATGAACCCTTCACAATCTTGGCCTTGATCTTGGAAGAAATCTGATTCTTTTCGTACTAAGGCTCACTTATGCTATGGGAAGGGACAGAACCATCTGTTCGTACTCCGATTCAGTACTAGTGCCACAGAAGGAAATCCTGTCAAATCATTGGGGCAGATCAGCCAATAGTTCCAGCAATCATGACCATTTATATATGGACACAACTACAAAACTTAGAAAACAACGCCAGACTATGACGTAACAGTTTTTACACAGTGTACAATCGTTTACACCACTGACTCTCTTGTCTTTTTTGTCATAAGAGCATTATCATGATCTTCTCCACCATTGCCATCATGTTTGTTGTCAGAAAACTGTTCTCTATTTCTCAATGTACTGGATTGGATGTACTTAAAATCCATTCCTAAATACAGGATGCATAGAAGTATGTGGGCTGTAGCAGTTACATTGTTTGAAACAGAAATGTACTTTTCAATTTTGTACATAAAGGGACTATTAATGAGCCTTTAGTTCTTTCCAAATCTGGAGATGTGCCAATTCACTCCAAAAGATTGGCAATAAAATAGACCCACATCCCTATGAAATGCATATCATTCATACACATTCAACGATTATTCATCATTATGGTAGTCTGCAAGAAAGTGTGAGATCACCACTTTTTACCTTTTCACTAAAATTGACATTGGGTGTAGTACAACATGAtgaagagtactaacctttgatgaatagcacacctccgctctccctcaactttctgagatacagtaatttttgtgctttttgaccagcactctttacaacgggtGCTTCAGGGCATCCACTTGCACCTGCAGAtatattcaggctcaaagtagctgcacacctcattggtagaatctggagagccttgacatttaaaacgaggcatttaaaacttttaaagtgcacaagaagcttattaaaaaacactgtatacAATCTATAACATAACCTAATCTCTGGGTGCTGCCATCTTAAAGTGAAGTCATGGTATTTATTAagggttagtactctttatcatgttttactacacccaaagtccattttacacggGAGTTTAAATGGACCCAAATCCATTTACAGCTGTTTAGTTTTAGTAATTATTTAAGAAAGTAGATTAGCAATATTTTTACAGCTCAGTATCACACCTGGACAGATCCAGTGTGTTGTGTCTTTTTGTTACTGTAATTACATGTTTCACGTTGTTGCCGAAAAGTCAGAACTGACCAAACGGATTTACTGTAGCAGGCCGTGACAGTCggtgtgtttctgagtgtgtcTGTAAATGGAATGTTTGTAATTGTTTCTCTGTCCCGTTTTCAATAATCGCGAATCACGAATGCATGGATATTACACTGTTTCATTGTGGTTGATACTGGCAATACATAAACAGAACATGGAGAAAATACCTTTAATGAGTGTGGAACCCTGATTACGTGTCGTGTTCTTGGTCTTTATGCAGTTGACTcacataatttttatttaattttcactgCAACCTTGCAAAAAATGTTAATCTCAACTTGTGGAAAATGTGGTATTTGGCATTAAAGCAGTACTATTGTGTACAGGTTAATGGATGTGAGACAAAATGTCTCAACTTTGCTTTAAACTCTCAATGCTTTAAGCTTCATTAAAGAGCCCTTCCAGGAGGGGCTTAGAGCCTAGGATGATAATTGGGACATGGCCTATCTTATGTGAGTTGTATAGCATTGTAGGTAATAACACCAGTCCTTTTTTGGCAAACTAGGGTTGATTCCCTGGTTGGTCAAACACACTATGCTAGTCGCACCACACTTTCACATGTAAAttattgcttttggataactttgtccctcttggtgcaaaaattcaagcaggtcagcttggtttgatggcttgtgatcatccatcttcctcttgattatattctagaggttttcaatttggtaaaatgaaagaaactcgtaattcttatgtggtctcttatttttttccacagctgcaTATACGTTTATTATGAACTAGAAACATTCGGTATCAACCTATTACAAATCCACTAAGAGCCTACACGTACTTGAAACCCACCTAGCCCACATTCCACACATTTGAGGCCATAATGTTTGCTGGGATAGAATTTGATCACCACCTacgatttttgttttttatcttagTAAAACAAGGCAATGGGTCTTTTCTGGGGCATTAGTAGTTATTTAAACGTGATAATTACAGTACtgcatatattttcttttatactttaagtattgttttaaaaccagtacttgtacacttttacttgagtaaaaagcttgagtt includes the following:
- the LOC103032326 gene encoding zinc finger protein 398; the encoded protein is MENMLNSVALQKQIASIMDVLAKAAVAEISKVVDDGVVLLRLEICERENEIDTLKRNLQIVSNELRATRRALVRECVSGRARQLEGVQEQEKRSTETESRRENLNRRQKEAPTSIPRVKVKIERIEDDEDVQIVQDASSQNTRTGLPVQSGSAENEELAQVWSSEENAEMHSPEFFHSTYDPAHHRSDPAAAVDRSYEPLEDRMETTRCQNGEDLARHSEPSTDNLHVATDDLLRAQNTHNALIHPHPEGQSNFSPLGGVPARGRPVNRVMDVEKRRIPCMFCGKTFDRLSHVERHQRIHTGEKPFSCGLCGRGFTQKSSLKSHLKTHRIAGLPGEDGHFSNEWHMAPHCEEQIAAHAFINSQETHTEDQNPHLSSCLPQENTHFINIEGECSDHPPVDHQSALTDPNSSPPDRKTQSYVDLCELEDHDEDDNDNDDEDDDEEDDYDDDVVCLQEEGTKDEKKAETKDQVLSNFKPEKPRQLNSGSETVKGEEDRVALNANSVNAVSTGKDMESDCSSRAEYSVPQNKYQLEATSTIVHSWGSPVTINTKGFDSNHSNQSNSVAVKDEEDNNISAVMDQEEANPEICYAMHSEEPTVAPPINHISTSAPLRTTEAIMLPNLPPDPIPQTPKVANGMPRRRERRFICVQCGKTFDRMSHLDRHQRIHTGERPYSCSLCGRSFTQKSSLKGHLRTHLQERGFHCSTCGMSFPTRAGRYRHCCPQIQATGYLR